The following coding sequences lie in one Benincasa hispida cultivar B227 chromosome 6, ASM972705v1, whole genome shotgun sequence genomic window:
- the LOC120080246 gene encoding palmitoyl-acyl carrier protein thioesterase, chloroplastic-like: MVATAATSAFYPLPSSSSDSGAKNTKIGGGSANLGGIKSKSLSSGSLQVKTNAQAPSKVNGSSTGLSTSAGGVKAGDDFSSSHPRTFINQLPDWSMLLAAITTIFLAAEKQWMMLDWKPRRPDMLIDPFGLGRIVQDGLVFTQNFSIRSYEIGADRTASIETLMNHLQETALNHVKTAGLLGDGFGSTPEMCKKNLIWVVTKMRIMVDRYPTWGDTVQVDTWVSASGKNGMRRDWLVYDCKTGDTLTRASSIWVMMNKETRKLSKIPEEVRIEIEPFFMNTAPVIEDDGRRLPKIDDDTADYVRTGLTPKWSDLDVNQHVNNVKYIGWILESAPPPILESHELSSITLEYRRECGRDSVLQSLTAVTGMDVGTLATASDVDCNHLLRFENGAEIVRGRTEWRPKLGNNFRILGHISADRGI; this comes from the exons ATGGTAGCAACTGCTGCTACATCCGCGTTTTATCCTCTTCCTTCTTCATCTTCTGACTCTGGAGCAAAGAACACCAAAATTGGAGGTGGATCTGCGAATTTGGGGGGGATCAAGTCTAAATCTCTGTCTTCTGGAAGTCTTCAGGTGAAGACTAATGCTCAAGCCCCTTCCAAAGTAAATGGAAGCTCAACTGGTTTATCAACATCTGCAGGTGGTGTCAAGGCTGGGGATGACTTCTCGTCATCTCACCCACGAACTTTTATTAACCAGCTGCCTGACTGGAGCATGCTTCTTGCTGCTATTACCACTATCTTTTTAGCAGCTGAGAAGCAGTGGATGATGCTTGACTGGAAACCTAGGCGGCCTGACATGCTCATAGATCCGTTCGGTTTGGGAAGGATTGTTCAGGATGGTCTTGTGTTTACCCAGAATTTCTCTATTAGATCCTATGAAATAGGTGCTGATCGTACAGCTTCTATAGAGACTTTAATGAATCATTTACAG GAAACTGCCCTTAATCATGTTAAGACTGCCGGGCTACTTGGTGATGGATTTGGTTCTACGCCAGAAATGTGCAAAAAGAACCTGATATGGGTAGTTACCAAGATGCGGATTATGGTAGACCGTTACCCGACTTG GGGTGATACCGTTCAAGTAGACACTTGGGTCAGTGCTTCTGGAAAGAATGGCATGCGCCGTGATTGGCTCGTGTATGATTGCAAAACTGGGGACACTTTGACAAGAGCTTCCAG TATCTGGGTTATGATGAATAAAGAGACAAGAAAGTTGTCAAAGATTCCTGAGGAAGTGAGGATAGAAATAGAGCCATTCTTTATGAACACTGCTCCTGTTATTGAAGATGATGGCAGGAGACTTCCAAAAATTGATGATGATACAGCTGATTATGTTCGAACGGGTTTGACT CCTAAATGGAGCGATTTAGATGTCAACCAGCATGTTAATAATGTGAAGTACATTGGCTGGATTCTCGAG AGTGCCCCGCCACCGATATTAGAGAGTCATGAACTTTCTTCCATCACTTTGGAGTACCGGAGGGAATGTGGGAGGGACAGTGTGCTGCAGTCCCTTACTGCCGTCACTGGCATGGACGTTGGGACTTTAGCGACTGCTAGTGATGTTGATTGCAATCACTTACTTCGGTTCGAGAATGGGGCTGAGATTGTGAGAGGAAGAACAGAGTGGAGACCCAAATTAGGCAACAATTTTAGGATCCTAGGCCATATTTCAGCTGATCGTGGAATTTAA
- the LOC120080036 gene encoding serine/threonine protein phosphatase 2A 57 kDa regulatory subunit B' kappa isoform-like, with the protein MLKQILSKLPRKLQKSETVDSATNDSSNNTSRLGHVFQCTNVGSAFSSKLNVVKRVSSAVFPASIAAEAVDPHLSFKDVPNPQKQNLFVSKLNYCCEVFDLNDVEKQDLKRQMLIDVVDFVTSGSAKFTETAISSICKLCAANLFRVFPPKSRSTSTGGETEDEEPIFDPAWSHLQNVYDLLLHFVSSTSLDAKVAKKYLDHSFILRLLDLFDSDDPRERDCLKTILHRVYGKFMIHRPFIRKAISNVMYRFVFETERHNGIAELLEIFGSVITGFALPLKEEHKTFLWRVLIPLHKPKSVGIYHQQLTYCIVQFIDKDPKLASTVIKGLLRYWPLTNSQKELMFLSETEEILEMISMVEFQKIMVPLFRRIGYCLNSSHYQVAEKAHLLWNNEHIINLIAQNRQTIIPIIIPALERNTQKHWNNSVLNLTLNVKKLVHEMDEELVVACQLDLKEEQSKSIAAAEKRRLTWERLENAATPQPISPNISFLVEPATCAVAG; encoded by the exons ATGCTTAAGCAAATACTAAGCAAACTTCCTCGGAAGTTGCAGAAGTCGGAGACGGTGGATTCTGCAACAAATGATTCTAGCAACAATACTTCTCGTCTGGGACATGTATTCCAGTGTACAAATGTAGGGAGTGCCTTCTCGAGTAAATTAAATGTCGTGAAACGTGTTTCTTCAGCAGTTTTCCCTGCAAGCATTGCAGCGGAAGCAGTGGATCCTCACTTGTCATTCAAAGATGTTCCAAATCCACAGAAGCAAAACCTGTTTGTCAGCAAATTGAACTATTGCTGTGAGGTTTTTGATCTGAACGATGTGGAGAAGCAGGATCTTAAACGTCAAATGTTGATAGATGTTGTTGATTTTGTTACATCTGGATCTGCAAAGTTCACTGAGACAGCAATTTCATCAATATGTAAGTTGTGTGCTGCTAATCTTTTTCGCGTGTTCCCGCCCAAATCTCGTTCAACTTCAACTGGTGGAGAAACGGAGGATGAAGAACCAATATTTGACCCGGCTTGGTCTCATTTGCAAAATGTTTATGATCTACTGCTTCATTTTGTCAGTAGCACTTCTCTAGATGCAAAAGTGGCCAAAAAATATCTTGATCATTCTTTTATCCTGAGATTGCTTGATCTCTTTGATTCTGATGACCCAAGAGAAAGAGATTGCTTGAAAACAATCCTTCACCGTGTCTATGGAAAGTTCATGATACACAGGCCTTTCATCAGGAAGGCTATTAGCAATGTCATGTATCGTTTTGTTTTCGAGACAGAGCGGCACAATGGAATTGCAGAACTGTTGGAGATTTTTGGTAGTGTGATTACCGGGTTCGCATTGCCATTGAAGGAGGAACACAAGACATTCTTATGGAGGGTGCTAATTCCTCTTCACAAACCAAAGTCGGTCGGAATTTATCATCAACAATTaacatattgtattgtacagtTTATAGATAAGGATCCAAAGTTGGCCAGCACGGTTATTAAGGGACTTTTAAGATATTGGCCTTTAACAAATAGCCAGAAAGAGCTGATGTTTTTAAGTGAAACAGAAGAGATATTAGAAATGATCAGCATGGTTGAGTTCCAGAAGATCATGGTCCCTCTCTTTCGGCGAATCGGATATTGCTTGAATAGCTCTCATTACCAG GTGGCAGAAAAAGCTCACTTGCTTTGGAACAACGAACACATCATCAATCTTATAGCTCAAAACCGGCAAACGATCATTCCGATTATCATCCCAGCACTCGAACGAAATACACAAAAGCATTGGAACAACTCTGTACTAAATCTAACTTTAAATGTGAAGAAGCTGGTTCATGAGATGGACGAGGAACTCGTGGTTGCTTGCCAGCTTGACTTGAAGGAGGAACAATCGAAGTCAATTGCAGCGGCAGAGAAGAGGAGATTGACATGGGAGCGGCTTGAGAATGCTGCAACTCCACAACCTATTTCTCCTAACATTTCATTTCTGGTAGAACCCGCAACATGTGCAGTTGCTGGCTAG